From a single Arachnia propionica genomic region:
- a CDS encoding YwiC-like family protein: protein MSSRRMTRKPGGHSQGWVPNHHGAWAMVIMPYVMGMIWAIGAGRFSWPLVLLAPVWVIGYFAFFATATWLKSNFKPRYRRAVVTYGAITAVLGLLLLALKPAWWAWALVFGPLTGVGLWLAWKRRERSLLSGLVTVLAAAALPLVLGSEGPLHLDGLPVLAGLSLACFGYFFGTVFYVKTNVRERGRVSYIAYSVTWHAACAVLFALVDFHLPRWWLVAFFITCTLRAWLVPSLGVMKGRKVTTKQLGYTEMIATAALLAILIPGALTA from the coding sequence GTGAGCAGCAGGAGGATGACCCGGAAACCCGGAGGACATTCGCAGGGCTGGGTGCCGAACCATCACGGGGCCTGGGCGATGGTGATCATGCCCTACGTGATGGGGATGATCTGGGCCATCGGGGCCGGACGGTTCTCGTGGCCGCTGGTGTTGCTGGCCCCGGTGTGGGTGATCGGCTACTTCGCTTTTTTCGCGACGGCGACGTGGCTGAAGTCGAACTTCAAACCCCGGTATCGCCGCGCCGTGGTCACCTACGGTGCGATCACAGCCGTCCTCGGCCTCCTGCTGCTGGCGCTGAAACCCGCGTGGTGGGCGTGGGCGCTGGTGTTCGGGCCGCTGACCGGTGTCGGGTTGTGGCTGGCGTGGAAACGCCGCGAGAGGTCGTTGCTGTCGGGTTTGGTGACGGTGCTGGCTGCCGCTGCGTTGCCCCTGGTGCTTGGCTCAGAGGGGCCGCTTCACCTCGATGGTTTGCCGGTGCTGGCGGGGCTGTCGCTGGCCTGTTTCGGGTATTTCTTCGGCACCGTGTTCTACGTCAAGACCAACGTGCGGGAACGCGGTCGGGTGAGCTACATCGCCTACTCCGTTACCTGGCACGCGGCCTGCGCGGTGCTGTTCGCGCTCGTCGACTTCCACCTGCCCCGCTGGTGGCTGGTGGCGTTCTTCATCACCTGCACTCTGCGGGCGTGGCTGGTGCCCTCGCTGGGGGTGATGAAGGGCCGCAAGGTGACCACCAAACAGCTCGGCTACACGGAGATGATCGCCACCGCGGCGCTGCTGGCGATCCTGATTCCCGGGGCGTTGACCGCCTGA
- a CDS encoding 4-hydroxy-3-methylbut-2-enyl diphosphate reductase, with translation MSTSKRVIVAAPRGYCAGVDRAVTTVEKALERYGPPIYVRKQIVHNKHVVSTLEERGVIFVDELDEVPADALVVFSAHGVSPAVREEAARRELRTIDATCPLVTKVHREAKRFAAKDTDILLIGHAGHEEVEGTMGEAPDRTTLLEGPDDVDRLDMPADKPLVWLSQTTLSVDETMETVTRLQQKFPLLMSPPTDDICYATQNRQQAVKQIAPHCDLMIVVGSRNSSNSMRLVEVALEAGAKRSERIDYPHEIQDAWLDGVSTIGLTSGASVPDELVQGALELLRERGFPKAEEESLMEENLTFALPPELRRAIKEHDPV, from the coding sequence ATGAGCACCAGCAAGCGGGTCATCGTCGCTGCGCCACGTGGATACTGCGCGGGCGTGGACCGCGCCGTTACCACCGTGGAGAAGGCCCTTGAGAGGTACGGCCCGCCCATCTACGTGCGCAAACAGATCGTGCACAACAAGCACGTCGTCTCGACCCTCGAGGAGCGGGGGGTGATCTTCGTCGACGAACTGGACGAGGTGCCCGCCGATGCCCTGGTGGTGTTCTCCGCGCACGGCGTCTCCCCGGCGGTGCGTGAGGAAGCGGCCCGCCGCGAGCTGCGCACCATCGACGCCACCTGCCCGCTCGTGACGAAGGTGCACCGCGAGGCGAAAAGGTTCGCCGCCAAGGACACCGACATCCTCCTGATCGGGCACGCCGGGCACGAGGAGGTGGAGGGCACCATGGGGGAGGCCCCGGACCGCACCACCCTCCTGGAAGGTCCCGACGACGTCGACCGCCTCGACATGCCCGCCGACAAACCCCTCGTCTGGTTGTCGCAAACCACCCTCAGTGTCGACGAGACCATGGAGACCGTCACCCGCCTGCAGCAGAAGTTCCCGCTGCTGATGAGCCCACCCACCGACGACATCTGCTACGCCACCCAGAACCGGCAGCAGGCGGTCAAACAGATCGCACCCCACTGCGACCTGATGATCGTGGTCGGGTCGCGGAACTCGTCGAACTCGATGCGCCTGGTGGAGGTCGCGCTCGAGGCCGGCGCGAAACGTTCCGAACGCATCGACTATCCCCACGAGATTCAGGACGCCTGGCTCGACGGCGTCTCCACCATTGGTCTGACCTCGGGGGCCTCCGTGCCCGACGAACTGGTGCAGGGGGCGCTGGAACTGTTGAGGGAGCGAGGTTTCCCGAAGGCCGAGGAGGAAAGCCTCATGGAGGAGAACCTGACCTTCGCCCTACCGCCCGAGCTGCGCCGAGCCATCAAGGAACACGACCCCGTCTGA
- a CDS encoding EcsC family protein, producing the protein MSDAKDTNNKMVATTEGLTSDAFHRLLDLAITGRGKLLGARAIANNQLRHQQNHENAIRGLSNQHIALAGGQGFATNWGGFLLSLVTIPANMAAAAFIQARAVAGIAHLRGYELDDPRVRTAILVVMLGPRGSAALIAAGDLPSSAAAVATAPAFDPRLDARVSRALLEQSMNHIGGKRLGVFLAKKIPLVGGGVGAVVDGWSTRSIIQYAQEQFISRRPRSAGYAVIVED; encoded by the coding sequence ATGAGCGACGCCAAAGACACCAACAACAAGATGGTTGCGACGACCGAAGGCCTGACCTCGGACGCCTTCCACCGCCTCCTGGATCTCGCCATCACGGGTCGCGGAAAACTCCTGGGAGCCCGTGCCATCGCGAACAACCAGCTGCGCCACCAGCAGAACCACGAGAACGCCATCCGCGGGCTGTCGAATCAGCACATCGCACTGGCCGGCGGCCAAGGATTCGCGACGAACTGGGGTGGTTTCCTGCTGTCGTTGGTGACCATTCCCGCGAACATGGCCGCAGCCGCCTTCATCCAGGCGCGTGCTGTCGCTGGCATCGCACACCTGCGCGGCTACGAACTGGACGATCCCCGGGTCCGCACCGCGATCCTCGTGGTCATGCTCGGCCCGCGCGGATCCGCGGCTCTCATCGCAGCAGGTGACCTGCCCAGTTCCGCAGCCGCCGTCGCCACCGCCCCCGCCTTCGACCCGCGACTCGACGCCCGCGTGTCCCGGGCTCTCCTGGAGCAGTCGATGAACCACATCGGGGGCAAACGGCTTGGTGTTTTCCTGGCCAAAAAGATCCCCCTGGTCGGCGGCGGGGTGGGTGCAGTGGTGGATGGCTGGTCGACGCGCTCCATCATCCAATACGCCCAGGAGCAGTTCATCTCCCGGCGCCCCCGATCCGCGGGCTACGCGGTCATCGTGGAGGACTGA
- the aat gene encoding leucyl/phenylalanyl-tRNA--protein transferase, producing the protein MLDNVFGSPDAWPDSDLIGYSDEFDPALALVAYRCGVFPMPIEKWMGWWSPLRRAVLPPGGLRITRSLRKMAARYTTTVDRAFPDVLAACADPKRPDGWIDDRIAFAYTALHQAGYAHSVETWDADGRLVGGLYGVHQGGLFAGESMFHHSELGRDASKVALLRLVAELARARVDLLDVQWLTPHLASLGVIELSRADYLARLDIALEGEHRNTWAKAQRWDSRQLLAAHA; encoded by the coding sequence GTGCTCGACAACGTCTTCGGCTCACCCGATGCCTGGCCGGACTCCGACCTGATCGGGTACAGCGACGAGTTCGACCCCGCCTTGGCGCTGGTTGCCTACCGCTGCGGGGTGTTCCCCATGCCCATAGAAAAGTGGATGGGGTGGTGGTCGCCCCTGCGACGTGCCGTGCTGCCCCCCGGGGGGTTGCGCATCACCCGGTCGCTGCGCAAGATGGCGGCACGTTACACCACCACCGTCGACCGCGCCTTTCCCGACGTGCTGGCCGCCTGCGCCGACCCGAAACGTCCTGACGGGTGGATCGATGACCGCATCGCCTTCGCCTACACTGCCCTCCATCAGGCCGGATACGCTCACAGCGTCGAGACCTGGGATGCCGACGGTCGGCTGGTCGGGGGGCTCTACGGGGTGCATCAGGGAGGGCTGTTCGCGGGGGAATCCATGTTCCACCATTCCGAACTGGGCCGCGACGCATCTAAGGTGGCGTTGCTGAGGCTGGTGGCAGAACTCGCCCGGGCCCGCGTCGATCTGCTGGACGTGCAGTGGCTGACGCCACATTTGGCGAGTCTCGGAGTGATCGAACTGTCCCGCGCCGACTACCTGGCCCGGCTGGACATTGCCCTGGAAGGAGAGCATCGCAACACGTGGGCGAAAGCTCAACGGTGGGATTCCCGACAGCTGCTGGCGGCCCACGCCTGA
- the ilvA gene encoding threonine ammonia-lyase IlvA: MTVLSDLAALIPDARDRLKGVARITPVELNQRLTEATGSEVWLKREDLQPVRSYKLRGAYNLISQLPPEAREAGVVCASAGNHGQGVAFAAATLGIGAVVYVPTTTPRQKRDRIQALGRGHVELVMEGSTYDQASRAAAQFAEHNGRILVPAFNDPRTAAGQGTAIAEAVEQLGFVPDVVILPVGGGGLMSGAAAWLRTHHPQVRIVGVEPDGAPCVAAAISAGRPFPLNNIDTFVDGAAVSLVGDYTFGVINEAKIELTRIPEGQVCSEMLAMYQTDGIIAEPAGALAAAALPTGGVGTRIHIPGGSRVLSIVSGGNNDVARYADVVERSLLHEGRKHYFLVNFPQQPGALRRFLDEVLGPDDDITYFEYVKRSSREVGPALVGVELSNPGDYRFLLARITECGMEVNEVDSTSPYFRFLV, encoded by the coding sequence GTGACTGTGCTTTCCGATCTGGCTGCCCTCATTCCCGACGCCCGCGACCGACTGAAAGGGGTGGCCCGCATCACCCCCGTAGAACTGAACCAGCGGCTCACGGAGGCCACCGGCTCCGAGGTGTGGTTGAAACGTGAGGATCTCCAGCCCGTTCGTTCCTACAAGCTGCGAGGCGCCTACAACCTGATCTCGCAACTCCCACCCGAGGCACGGGAAGCCGGTGTGGTGTGCGCGTCCGCCGGCAACCACGGACAGGGGGTCGCATTCGCAGCGGCGACGCTGGGCATCGGCGCGGTGGTGTACGTTCCCACCACCACGCCCCGGCAGAAACGCGACCGCATCCAGGCCTTGGGACGCGGTCACGTCGAGCTCGTCATGGAGGGCTCCACCTACGACCAGGCCTCCCGGGCCGCGGCACAGTTCGCGGAGCACAACGGACGCATCCTCGTGCCCGCCTTCAACGACCCGCGCACCGCCGCCGGGCAGGGCACCGCCATCGCGGAGGCCGTCGAACAGCTCGGGTTCGTGCCGGATGTCGTCATCCTGCCCGTCGGTGGCGGCGGTTTGATGTCGGGTGCCGCGGCCTGGTTGCGCACCCACCACCCGCAGGTGCGAATCGTCGGGGTGGAACCGGACGGGGCGCCGTGCGTGGCGGCCGCGATCTCCGCGGGACGCCCGTTCCCGCTGAACAACATCGACACCTTCGTCGACGGTGCCGCGGTCAGTCTCGTCGGTGACTACACCTTCGGCGTCATCAACGAGGCGAAGATCGAACTGACCCGCATCCCCGAGGGGCAGGTGTGCTCCGAGATGCTCGCGATGTACCAGACCGACGGCATCATCGCCGAACCCGCCGGGGCCCTCGCAGCCGCCGCCCTGCCCACCGGCGGGGTGGGCACACGCATCCACATTCCCGGTGGGTCGCGAGTGCTGAGCATCGTCTCGGGTGGCAACAACGACGTCGCCCGCTACGCCGACGTCGTGGAGCGGTCGCTGCTGCACGAGGGTCGCAAGCACTACTTCCTGGTCAACTTCCCGCAGCAACCGGGCGCGTTGCGGCGTTTCCTCGACGAGGTGCTCGGCCCCGACGACGACATCACCTACTTCGAGTACGTGAAACGCTCCAGCCGTGAGGTCGGCCCGGCCCTGGTCGGCGTCGAACTCAGCAACCCCGGGGACTACCGTTTCCTCCTGGCCCGCATCACCGAGTGCGGCATGGAGGTCAACGAGGTCGATTCCACCAGCCCCTACTTCCGTTTCCTCGTCTGA
- the pheA gene encoding prephenate dehydratase: MLGYFGPAGTFTHQALLGIDESDGVPFASVGEALDAVRQGQVDGVVVPIENSVEGGVSATLDKLVDGDPLAITGEVVIPVEFGIYVRPGTTLDDVTSVLTHGHAAAQCRDWLATMLPGAQVTEAGSTAGAAKEVADPASRYDAAICARVAGRLYGLEELAHSIEDNPGAVTRFVVVSRPGRVPERTGADKTTLVAYMHQDHPGALLEILQQFAVRGVNLCRIESRPTKTILGSYCFAIDAEGHLGDRRLAEALLGLRRICRDVLFLGSYPRADAQPADVRRGFDDEAFEEASEWLRSLDAT, translated from the coding sequence GTGCTCGGATATTTCGGACCCGCAGGGACGTTCACTCATCAGGCCTTGCTCGGCATTGATGAGTCCGATGGGGTTCCCTTCGCCAGCGTCGGCGAGGCTCTGGATGCCGTCAGGCAGGGGCAGGTCGATGGTGTCGTGGTGCCGATCGAGAACTCCGTGGAGGGCGGGGTCTCCGCCACCCTCGACAAGCTCGTCGACGGCGATCCCCTCGCGATCACCGGTGAGGTGGTGATCCCCGTCGAATTCGGGATCTACGTGCGCCCCGGCACCACCCTCGACGACGTCACCTCGGTGCTCACCCACGGACACGCGGCAGCGCAGTGCCGCGACTGGCTGGCCACGATGCTCCCCGGCGCGCAGGTGACGGAGGCCGGTTCCACGGCGGGCGCGGCCAAGGAGGTCGCGGACCCGGCTTCCCGTTACGACGCTGCGATTTGTGCGCGGGTCGCGGGCCGGCTCTACGGGCTCGAGGAGCTGGCCCATTCCATCGAGGACAATCCGGGAGCGGTGACCCGTTTCGTCGTGGTTTCCCGTCCGGGTCGGGTGCCGGAACGCACCGGCGCGGACAAGACCACCCTGGTGGCCTACATGCACCAGGACCACCCGGGAGCCCTGCTGGAGATCCTGCAACAGTTCGCGGTGCGCGGGGTGAACCTGTGTCGCATCGAGTCGCGCCCCACCAAGACCATCCTCGGCAGTTACTGCTTCGCCATCGACGCGGAGGGCCACCTGGGTGATCGCCGCCTCGCCGAGGCCCTCCTCGGGTTGCGGCGGATCTGTCGTGACGTGCTTTTCCTCGGCTCCTACCCGCGCGCCGACGCCCAACCAGCCGACGTGCGCCGAGGCTTCGACGACGAGGCGTTCGAGGAGGCCTCCGAGTGGTTGCGGTCGCTCGATGCCACCTGA
- a CDS encoding exodeoxyribonuclease VII small subunit translates to MTTPTTLSYEEARDELVKTVAMLESGGTTLAESMALWKRGEELATICQAHLDEARAAVEKHTAEQ, encoded by the coding sequence ATGACCACACCCACGACGTTGTCCTACGAGGAGGCCCGCGACGAGCTGGTCAAGACCGTCGCCATGCTGGAGTCGGGTGGTACGACCCTGGCGGAGTCCATGGCGCTGTGGAAACGCGGCGAGGAACTGGCCACCATCTGCCAGGCCCACCTGGACGAGGCGAGGGCAGCCGTCGAGAAGCACACCGCTGAGCAGTGA
- the serS gene encoding serine--tRNA ligase — translation MIDPKLLRTDPDLVRRSQEVRGDSVELVDELVSADEARRSGIATFDRLRAEQKELGRLIPKAQGEEKAALLARTKQLAAEVKAAQEQSEAAGDRFNELIMQLGNIVIDGVPRGGEDDGVVIETVGVPRDFAAEGFEPKDHLELGEALGAIDMERGTKISGSRFYVLTGLGARLEFALLNLAMTKAVEWGFTAMIPPALVKPEAMAGTGFLGQAAKDVYHLPTDDLYLVGTSEVALAAFHSDEILDADSLPRQYAAFSPCFRREAGSYGKDTRGIFRVHWFDKVEMFIHCLPEDAEEWHQRLLGFEKEFLEALEIPFQVLDVASGDLGLSAARKYDCYAWLPTQQRYREVTSTSNCTQFQARRLGIRYRTEKGTEHVATLNGTLCAMTRIIIMLLENHQQADGSVRVPEALRPHLGGLEMLTAG, via the coding sequence ATGATCGATCCCAAGCTGCTGCGCACCGACCCCGACCTCGTCCGACGTTCGCAGGAGGTCCGCGGGGATTCCGTCGAACTCGTCGACGAACTGGTCTCGGCTGATGAGGCACGCCGCTCGGGGATCGCGACCTTCGACAGGCTGCGCGCCGAGCAGAAGGAACTCGGCAGGCTCATCCCCAAGGCTCAGGGCGAGGAGAAGGCCGCACTGCTGGCCCGCACCAAGCAGCTTGCAGCCGAGGTGAAGGCCGCGCAGGAGCAGTCGGAGGCCGCCGGGGACCGGTTCAACGAGCTGATCATGCAGCTCGGCAACATCGTCATCGATGGTGTGCCGCGCGGCGGTGAGGACGACGGCGTCGTGATCGAGACCGTCGGCGTCCCCCGCGACTTTGCCGCCGAGGGTTTCGAACCCAAGGACCATCTGGAGCTCGGCGAGGCGCTGGGCGCCATCGACATGGAACGCGGCACGAAGATCTCCGGGTCGCGGTTCTACGTGCTCACCGGCCTCGGCGCGCGCCTGGAGTTCGCGCTGCTGAACCTGGCCATGACCAAGGCCGTCGAGTGGGGATTCACCGCCATGATCCCCCCGGCGCTGGTGAAACCCGAGGCGATGGCTGGCACCGGTTTCCTCGGTCAGGCCGCCAAGGACGTCTACCACCTCCCCACCGATGATCTTTACCTCGTCGGCACCTCCGAGGTCGCCCTGGCGGCCTTCCACAGCGACGAGATCCTCGACGCCGATTCCCTGCCGCGCCAGTACGCCGCGTTCAGCCCCTGCTTCCGCCGCGAGGCCGGCTCCTACGGCAAGGACACCCGCGGTATCTTCCGGGTTCACTGGTTCGACAAGGTCGAGATGTTCATCCACTGCCTGCCCGAGGACGCCGAGGAGTGGCACCAGCGGCTCCTCGGTTTCGAGAAGGAGTTCCTCGAGGCACTGGAGATTCCCTTCCAGGTGCTCGATGTCGCCTCCGGGGACCTCGGTCTTAGCGCTGCCCGCAAGTACGACTGCTACGCTTGGCTGCCAACCCAGCAGCGCTACCGCGAGGTGACCTCCACCTCCAACTGCACCCAGTTCCAGGCCCGCCGCCTTGGGATCCGGTACCGCACGGAGAAGGGAACCGAGCACGTCGCCACCCTCAACGGCACGCTGTGCGCCATGACCCGGATCATCATCATGCTGCTCGAAAACCATCAGCAGGCCGACGGGTCGGTGCGCGTCCCCGAGGCGCTGCGCCCCCATCTCGGCGGCCTGGAGATGCTCACGGCGGGCTGA
- the uppS gene encoding polyprenyl diphosphate synthase, whose product MSATSRFIDRIWPPAWLYSTYEAQVIKRLDRSAMPRHVAVLADGNRRWARLNAPGQPLVAGYRAGAAKLQQFVEWCDDIGIPVITLWVLSTDNLDRSAADELEPLLEVIDELVVALADTGRWRVQAVGDLDLLPTERAASLRASAARTEAVVGMHINVAVSYGGRHELRDAFRSLLAERAAQGRTLEEVAATVEIDEISEHLYTKGQPDPDLIIRTSGEQRLSGFLLWQSAHSEFYFCEALWPDFRKVDFVRALRNYTQRERRFGR is encoded by the coding sequence ATGTCTGCGACAAGCCGGTTCATCGATCGCATCTGGCCTCCTGCCTGGCTCTACTCCACGTACGAGGCCCAAGTGATCAAACGGCTGGATCGCTCCGCCATGCCACGGCACGTCGCGGTACTGGCGGACGGCAACCGTCGGTGGGCACGGCTCAACGCACCCGGTCAGCCCCTTGTCGCGGGGTATCGCGCAGGGGCCGCGAAGCTGCAGCAGTTCGTCGAATGGTGCGATGACATCGGAATACCTGTCATCACGTTGTGGGTGTTGAGCACCGACAACCTCGACCGATCCGCCGCGGATGAGCTGGAACCGCTGCTGGAGGTCATCGACGAACTGGTGGTGGCGCTGGCCGACACGGGGCGGTGGCGGGTGCAGGCGGTCGGTGATCTCGACCTGCTGCCCACGGAGCGGGCCGCCAGTCTCAGGGCGTCGGCGGCCAGAACCGAAGCGGTGGTGGGCATGCACATCAACGTCGCGGTCAGCTACGGTGGCCGACACGAGCTGCGCGACGCCTTCAGGTCGCTGCTGGCGGAACGGGCCGCCCAGGGGCGCACCCTGGAGGAGGTGGCGGCCACCGTTGAGATCGATGAGATCTCGGAGCACCTGTACACGAAGGGCCAGCCGGATCCGGACCTGATCATCCGCACCTCGGGGGAGCAGCGGCTGTCCGGTTTCCTGCTGTGGCAGTCGGCGCACAGTGAGTTCTACTTCTGTGAGGCCCTGTGGCCGGACTTCCGCAAGGTCGATTTCGTGCGTGCCCTGCGCAACTACACCCAGCGGGAACGCCGTTTCGGTCGGTAG
- a CDS encoding WXG100 family type VII secretion target: MVTEHADNPVMAQAAGQVETKHQQIHDLQIRLQKQLPVLAAHWDADEFTVFQHDYSRFDSECERVKQGLDMVHASLTGQTEVPIPPARRTPTRDRRRSPASPRRGRTTAVLPEGIAGLVEANAELSTLLARLQGELASSMAQWDDTARRAWTTAQTSWDESSRHRQDIVAGLPETMTRTHTNARFSAIPIAS; encoded by the coding sequence ATGGTCACCGAGCACGCGGACAACCCCGTGATGGCACAGGCCGCTGGACAGGTCGAGACGAAACACCAGCAGATCCACGACCTTCAGATCCGGCTGCAGAAACAACTCCCCGTGCTCGCCGCACACTGGGACGCGGACGAGTTCACCGTGTTCCAGCACGACTACAGCCGTTTCGACTCCGAGTGCGAACGCGTGAAACAGGGCCTCGACATGGTGCATGCCAGCCTGACGGGACAAACAGAGGTGCCCATCCCTCCCGCACGTCGCACACCCACCCGGGACCGCCGGAGAAGCCCCGCGAGCCCCCGGCGTGGTCGCACCACGGCAGTACTCCCCGAGGGCATCGCGGGGCTGGTCGAGGCCAACGCCGAGCTGAGCACCCTCCTGGCGAGGTTGCAGGGCGAGTTGGCTAGCTCCATGGCGCAGTGGGATGACACCGCCCGGCGCGCCTGGACCACGGCACAGACCTCGTGGGACGAATCGAGTCGTCACCGGCAGGACATCGTGGCAGGCCTGCCCGAAACCATGACCCGGACCCACACGAACGCCCGGTTCTCCGCCATACCGATCGCCAGCTAA
- the xseA gene encoding exodeoxyribonuclease VII large subunit — translation MALTSSLEHPQPLARVVGAVADWVGRLGEIWVEAQVIEIKRRAAPTQFLTLRDRFADVSCSVTTTAFVLDAAGPLPEGSQVAVRLKPRVWEPNASLSFECLELRVAGVGRLLAELDARRRKLQAEGLFDPHRKRPLPLLPRRIGLITGKDSDAERDVLRNVTRRWPARFTVAHSPVQGPGAAASVMQALQDLDEDPEVDVIVIARGGGALEDLLPFSDEGLVRAVAACRTPVVSAIGHESDTPLLDFVADLRASTPTDAASRIVPEFAAELDLVVLARTRLRQAIEARIGQAAQELAELRRRPVLASPAAALEGHRDRLALLRHRLRTAVDQQLTSRRTDLASHLSAVRALSPAATLQRGYALLVDEAQKVVSGVADAPVGGTLTAHLADGELTLTTQDSHPKESQ, via the coding sequence ATGGCCCTAACCAGTTCTCTCGAACATCCGCAGCCGTTGGCGCGAGTCGTCGGCGCGGTCGCGGACTGGGTGGGCAGGCTCGGCGAGATCTGGGTGGAGGCGCAGGTCATCGAAATCAAACGCCGCGCCGCACCCACCCAGTTCCTCACCTTGCGGGATCGGTTCGCCGACGTCTCCTGCTCGGTGACGACCACGGCTTTCGTGCTGGATGCGGCGGGCCCGCTGCCGGAGGGGTCGCAGGTGGCGGTACGCCTGAAACCGCGGGTGTGGGAGCCCAATGCGTCGCTCAGTTTCGAATGCCTGGAGCTGCGGGTGGCGGGTGTTGGCAGGCTGTTGGCCGAATTGGATGCGCGGCGCCGCAAACTCCAGGCCGAGGGCCTGTTCGATCCCCACCGCAAACGCCCGCTACCGCTGCTGCCCCGCCGCATCGGACTGATCACCGGCAAGGATTCCGACGCCGAACGCGACGTGCTGCGCAACGTGACCCGTCGCTGGCCGGCACGTTTCACCGTCGCACATTCGCCGGTCCAGGGGCCGGGTGCTGCCGCATCGGTGATGCAGGCCCTCCAGGACCTCGACGAGGACCCGGAGGTCGATGTCATCGTCATCGCCCGCGGCGGCGGGGCCCTGGAGGATCTGCTGCCGTTCTCCGACGAGGGCCTGGTGCGGGCAGTCGCAGCCTGCCGCACCCCTGTGGTCTCCGCCATCGGACACGAATCCGACACCCCGTTGCTGGATTTCGTCGCCGACCTGCGGGCCTCCACACCCACCGACGCGGCCTCACGCATCGTTCCGGAGTTCGCAGCCGAACTGGACCTCGTCGTCCTGGCCCGCACCCGGCTTCGGCAGGCCATCGAGGCGCGGATCGGACAGGCCGCGCAGGAACTCGCGGAGCTGCGACGCCGCCCCGTCCTCGCCAGTCCCGCCGCCGCTCTGGAGGGGCACCGCGACCGCCTCGCCCTGCTGCGTCACCGGCTCCGCACCGCCGTCGACCAGCAGCTCACCAGCAGACGAACCGACCTGGCTTCTCACCTGTCGGCGGTGCGGGCCCTGTCCCCGGCAGCCACCCTGCAACGCGGATACGCCTTGCTTGTCGACGAGGCACAGAAGGTCGTCTCCGGCGTCGCCGATGCCCCCGTCGGGGGAACGTTGACGGCCCATCTGGCCGATGGCGAACTCACCCTCACCACGCAGGACAGTCACCCGAAGGAGTCCCAATGA